A window of Corallococcus macrosporus DSM 14697 contains these coding sequences:
- a CDS encoding DUF4142 domain-containing protein, translating to MAGRLGRAGGATLLAALLGTGALVGRTAQADPSQARQTREVLSERDLLLGQLALFDAQNIAAGNLALEKSANPQVRQFARRLVEDHRRHLQGLKVWGGSPSMALVVADLNQPRNTPGIGGSGSADGGTGQTRPMQRADARLERSVGEAQQHLDVLRKAQGKDFDKAFLKRVAEDQEHALALVKDNAATYKNDSAFALMLDRTGNLADRHLQRARGLEESFE from the coding sequence ATGGCTGGAAGGCTGGGCAGGGCGGGCGGCGCGACGCTCCTGGCGGCGCTGCTGGGCACGGGCGCCCTGGTGGGGCGGACGGCCCAGGCGGACCCCTCACAGGCCCGGCAGACGCGCGAGGTCCTTTCGGAGCGCGACCTGCTGCTGGGGCAGCTCGCCCTCTTCGACGCCCAGAACATCGCGGCGGGCAACCTGGCGCTGGAGAAGTCGGCCAACCCGCAGGTGCGGCAGTTCGCGCGGCGGCTGGTGGAGGACCACCGCCGGCACCTTCAAGGCTTGAAGGTGTGGGGCGGCTCTCCGTCCATGGCCCTGGTGGTGGCGGACCTCAACCAGCCCCGGAACACGCCAGGCATTGGTGGCTCGGGGAGCGCGGACGGGGGGACCGGGCAGACGCGGCCGATGCAGCGGGCGGATGCGCGCCTGGAGCGCTCGGTGGGCGAGGCCCAGCAGCACCTGGACGTGCTCCGCAAGGCGCAGGGGAAGGACTTCGACAAGGCCTTCTTGAAGCGTGTCGCGGAGGACCAGGAGCACGCCCTGGCGCTCGTGAAGGACAACGCGGCGACGTACAAGAATGACAGCGCCTTCGCGCTCATGCTCGACCGGACCGGCAACCTCGCGGACCGTCATCTGCAGCGAGCCCGGGGACTGGAAGAGTCCTTCGAGTGA
- a CDS encoding mechanosensitive ion channel family protein, which translates to MRRGLALLLMLLLPLPGLALNGGLGEPPADVDRRTPMATASGFLDAAHTRDAARAPHYLSLSHLPPEKQAEEGLRLARRLVFVLDRMLWLDFSKISQSPEGDPADPVYDSLGQIPLPRGSVDIRLQRVESPEGPIWVVSEDTVRAIDSLFTVYGSPVLEKLPPLLFVRPLWVLELWQWLGLGVLLLAAWLAGRLAEAVALRVGARATGITNSGWDDQLVSAGRGPLRHPVAAVMVASGSRLLLLPPPAQHLVDLGARSLVIASVAWFLMRFVRLAAGFMEHRVGTEGQDVARVRGLRTQLAVMRRVIECAVVLVAGSLLLLQFEAVRNVGVSLLASAGIAGLVLGLAAQKSISTLLAGIQLSITQPVRIGDTVIVENEWGWVEEITLTYIVVKVWDLRRLVVPMSHFLDKPFQNWSKVSPDIMGTAEIFADFRTDVPAVRAELRRICETDGAAYWDGKVAGLQVTDCTERTMKLRALVSAADSGKAWDLRCVVREKLIEFLQKQPHGLPLLRAEATHAAAQDSAAVTLGVVPLTGQAGANVVVPTRRQD; encoded by the coding sequence ATGCGCCGTGGCCTCGCCCTGCTCCTGATGTTGCTGCTGCCCCTGCCAGGGCTCGCGCTGAATGGAGGGTTGGGCGAGCCCCCGGCGGACGTGGACCGGCGCACGCCCATGGCGACAGCGTCAGGCTTCCTGGACGCGGCGCACACGCGAGACGCGGCGCGCGCGCCCCACTACCTGTCGCTGTCACACCTGCCGCCGGAGAAGCAGGCGGAGGAGGGCCTGCGGCTGGCGCGGCGGCTCGTCTTCGTGCTGGACCGGATGCTGTGGCTGGACTTCTCGAAGATCAGCCAGAGCCCGGAGGGCGACCCGGCGGACCCCGTCTACGACTCGCTGGGACAGATTCCGCTGCCGCGCGGCTCGGTGGACATCCGCCTGCAGCGCGTGGAGAGCCCGGAGGGCCCCATCTGGGTGGTCAGCGAGGACACGGTGCGCGCCATCGACTCGCTCTTCACGGTGTACGGCTCGCCCGTGCTGGAGAAGCTGCCGCCGCTGCTCTTCGTGCGGCCGCTGTGGGTGCTGGAGCTGTGGCAGTGGCTGGGCCTGGGCGTGTTGCTGCTGGCCGCGTGGCTGGCGGGCCGGCTGGCGGAGGCGGTGGCGCTGCGCGTGGGCGCCCGCGCGACGGGCATCACGAACTCGGGCTGGGATGACCAGTTGGTGTCGGCGGGGCGGGGACCGCTGCGCCACCCCGTGGCGGCGGTGATGGTGGCGTCCGGTTCGCGGCTGCTGCTGTTGCCCCCGCCCGCGCAGCACCTGGTGGACCTGGGGGCGCGCTCGCTCGTCATCGCGTCGGTGGCGTGGTTCCTGATGCGCTTCGTGCGGCTGGCGGCGGGCTTCATGGAGCACCGCGTGGGCACGGAGGGCCAGGACGTGGCGCGCGTGCGTGGGCTGCGCACGCAGCTCGCCGTCATGCGCCGGGTCATCGAGTGCGCCGTGGTGCTGGTGGCGGGCTCGCTGCTGCTGCTCCAGTTCGAGGCGGTGCGCAACGTGGGCGTGTCGCTGCTGGCCTCCGCGGGCATCGCCGGCCTGGTGCTCGGCCTGGCCGCGCAGAAGTCCATCTCCACGCTGCTGGCGGGCATCCAGCTCTCCATCACCCAGCCGGTGCGCATCGGTGACACCGTCATCGTGGAGAACGAGTGGGGCTGGGTGGAGGAAATCACCCTCACGTACATCGTCGTGAAGGTGTGGGATTTGCGCCGGCTGGTGGTGCCGATGAGCCACTTCCTGGACAAGCCCTTCCAGAACTGGAGCAAGGTGTCGCCGGACATCATGGGCACGGCGGAGATCTTCGCGGACTTCCGCACCGACGTGCCGGCGGTGCGCGCCGAGCTGCGGCGCATCTGCGAGACGGACGGCGCCGCGTACTGGGACGGCAAGGTCGCGGGGCTCCAGGTGACGGACTGCACCGAGCGGACCATGAAGCTGCGCGCGCTCGTGAGCGCGGCGGACTCCGGCAAGGCGTGGGACCTGCGCTGCGTCGTGCGCGAGAAGCTCATCGAGTTCCTCCAGAAGCAGCCGCACGGGCTGCCGCTGCTGCGCGCCGAGGCGACCCACGCGGCCGCCCAGGACAGCGCCGCCGTCACGCTCGGCGTGGTGCCGCTGACCGGGCAGGCGGGCGCCAACGTCGTGGTGCCGACCAGGCGCCAGGACTGA